One window from the genome of Mustela lutreola isolate mMusLut2 chromosome 11, mMusLut2.pri, whole genome shotgun sequence encodes:
- the LOC131811642 gene encoding LOW QUALITY PROTEIN: splicing factor 3B subunit 4-like (The sequence of the model RefSeq protein was modified relative to this genomic sequence to represent the inferred CDS: inserted 1 base in 1 codon): MVAGPISERNQDATVYVRGLDEKVSEPLLWELFLQAGPVVNTHMPKDRVTGQHQEYGFVEFLSEEDADYAIKIMNMIKLYGKPIRVNKASAHNKNLDVGANIFIGNLDLEIDEKLLYDTFSAFGVILQTPKIMRDPDTGNSKGYAFINFASFDASDAAVEAMNGQYLCNRPITVSYAFKKDSKGERHGSAAERLLAAQNPLSQADRPHQLFADAPPPPSAPNPVVSSLGSGLPPPGMPPPGSFPPPVPPPGALPPGVPPAMPPPPMPPGAGGHGPPSAGTPGAGHPGHGHSHPHPFPLGGMPHPGMSQMQLAHHGPHVLGHPHAGPPGSGGQPPPRPPPGMPHPGPPPMGIPPRGPPFGSPMGHPGPMPPHGMRGPPPLMPPHGYTGPPRPPPXDYQRGPLPPPRPTPRPPVPPRGPLRGPLPQ, translated from the exons ATGGTGGCTGGGCCGATCTCCGAGCGGAACCAGGATGCCACTGTCTATGTCAGGGGCCTGGACGAGAAGGTTAGCGAACCGCTGCTGTGGGAGCTATTTCTCCAGGCAGGGCCGGTAGTCAACACCCACATGCCAAAAGATAGAGTCACAGGTCAGCACCAAGAGTATGGCTTTGTGGAATTCTTGAGTGAGGAAGATGCTGACTATGCCATTAAGATCATGAACATGATCAAACTCTATGGGAAACCAATACGGGTGAACAAGGCATCAGCTCACAACAAGAACCTGGACGTGGGAGCCAACATTTTCATTGGCAATCTGGACCTGGAGATTGATGAGAAGCTGCTTTATGATACTTTCAGCGCTTTTGGGGTCATCTTACAAACCCCGAAGATTATGCGGGACCCTGACACAGGCAACTCCAAAGGTTATGCCTTTATTAATTTTGCCTCATTTGATGCTTCGGATGCAGCTGTTGAGGCTATGAATGGGCAGTATCTCTGTAACCGCCCTATCACTGTGTCCTATGCCTTCAAGAAGGACTCCAAGGGTGAGCGCCATGGCTCAGCAGCTGAACGACTTCTGGCAGCCCAGAACCCACTCTCCCAGGCTGACCGTCCTCATCAGCTGTTTGCAGATGCACCCCCTCCGCCCTCAGCCCCCAATCCTGTGGTATCATCGTTGGGGTCTGGGCTTCCTCCTCCAGGCATGCCTCCTCCTGGGTCCTTCCCACCCCCAGTGCCGCCTCCTGGAGCCCTTCCACCTGGGGTACCCCCAGCCATGCCCCCGCCACCTATgcctcctggggctggagggcaTGGCCCACCATCAGCAGGAACCCCAGGGGCTGGACATCCTGGACATGGGCACTCACATCCTCACCCATTCCCACTGGGTGGGATGCCCCATCCAGGGATGTCTCAGATGCAGCTGGCCCACCATGGCCCTCATGTCTTAGGACACCCCCATGCTGGGCCTCCAGGCTCTGGGGGTCAGCCACCACCGCGACCACCACCTGGAATGCCTCATCCTGGACCTCCTCCAATGGGCATTCCCCCTCGAGGGCCTCCGTTTGGATCTCCCATGGGTCACCCAGGTCCTATGCCTCCGCATGGGATGCGTGGACCTCCTCCGCTGATGCCTCCTCATGGATACACTGGGCCTCCACGACCCCCCC ATGACTACCAGCGGgggcccctccctccaccccggcCCACCCCCCGTCCTCCAGTTCCCCCTCGTGGCCCACTTCGAGGCCCTCTTCCGCAATAA